One region of Halomonas huangheensis genomic DNA includes:
- a CDS encoding ABC transporter ATP-binding protein translates to MKLSAEQLEWTVQGRRLLDNVSLEVEPREMFGLVGPNGSGKTTLLRLLAGLRKPRRGAVMVDDRAMSGMRRRDIARHVALVEQQADTTDRVTARQVVSLGRTPFLLPLRPWSSDDDAVVERALGDVDMRHLADRLWHTLSGGERQRIHIARALAQQPKILLLDEPTNHLDIRHQLSILQLVRQLPVTVVIALHDLNQAMNCDRIGVMDKGRLIDVGPPGQVLTSTRLRHTFGVHADLIEDPLDGSHIMRFRNVV, encoded by the coding sequence ATGAAACTGAGTGCTGAACAGCTCGAATGGACCGTTCAGGGACGCCGGCTGCTGGATAATGTCAGCCTCGAGGTGGAGCCCCGCGAGATGTTTGGCCTTGTCGGCCCAAATGGTTCTGGCAAGACTACATTGCTGCGTCTGCTTGCCGGCTTGCGCAAGCCTCGTCGTGGCGCGGTGATGGTGGATGATCGAGCAATGTCGGGAATGCGCCGGCGGGACATTGCTCGCCACGTAGCTCTGGTCGAGCAGCAGGCCGATACCACGGATCGCGTCACGGCACGCCAGGTCGTGTCGCTGGGACGTACACCATTTCTCTTGCCGCTACGTCCCTGGTCCAGCGACGACGATGCGGTCGTCGAACGTGCGCTGGGGGATGTCGATATGCGGCATCTTGCCGATCGGCTCTGGCATACGCTATCCGGTGGCGAACGCCAACGCATTCATATTGCTCGCGCCCTGGCTCAGCAGCCGAAGATCCTGTTGCTCGACGAACCGACCAACCACCTCGATATCCGCCACCAGTTATCAATTCTGCAATTGGTCCGACAGCTGCCGGTCACCGTGGTGATTGCTCTGCACGATCTCAACCAGGCCATGAATTGCGACCGTATCGGCGTAATGGACAAGGGGCGGTTGATTGACGTCGGGCCTCCCGGCCAGGTGCTGACCTCCACTCGACTGCGCCACACCTTTGGCGTTCATGCGGACCTGATCGAGGATCCGCTCGATGGCAGCCATATCATGCGTTTTCGCAATGTGGTGTAG
- a CDS encoding PA0069 family radical SAM protein has protein sequence MGSDTSRPAYKGRGATLDPANRFAPTHSEAVDDGWWQEPAETRIATVIAEEQARSALSWNRSPDLPFDRSLNPYRGCEHGCIYCYARPSHAYWDMSPGLDFETRLIARTGLVERLREELCKPGYECRPINLSGNTDCYQPIEADLGTTRELLELLLECRHPLTIVTKGSLVLRDLDLLTEMARHRLVQVFVSLTSLDRDLKRHLEPRAASPEARLKVIASLNRAGVPAGTLISPVIPGLTDHEMERLLAAAHDAGAVSASWMLLRLPLEVAPLFEDWLATHYPERAGRVMSLIRQCRGGAEYDSRFGHRMRGEGVCAELLSQRFQKACRRLGLPGRTPYTLDTNAFRPPHVQGSLF, from the coding sequence ATGGGCTCAGATACCTCCCGGCCAGCCTACAAGGGGCGCGGCGCTACCCTCGACCCAGCCAATCGCTTCGCACCAACCCACAGTGAAGCGGTGGATGACGGCTGGTGGCAGGAACCCGCAGAGACACGCATCGCCACGGTTATCGCCGAGGAACAGGCACGTAGTGCGCTGTCCTGGAACCGTTCGCCGGATCTACCCTTTGACCGTTCCCTCAACCCCTATCGCGGCTGCGAACACGGCTGTATCTATTGTTACGCCAGACCGAGTCATGCCTATTGGGACATGTCACCGGGGCTGGACTTCGAGACCAGGTTGATTGCCCGCACCGGGCTGGTGGAACGCCTGCGCGAAGAGCTCTGCAAACCAGGCTATGAGTGCCGTCCCATCAACCTGTCCGGCAATACCGATTGCTATCAACCCATCGAGGCGGATCTGGGTACGACTCGTGAACTGCTTGAGCTGTTGCTGGAGTGCCGACATCCGCTGACGATCGTCACCAAGGGCAGTCTCGTTCTACGCGACCTTGATCTGCTGACTGAAATGGCACGCCACCGATTGGTACAGGTCTTCGTCAGTCTGACCAGTCTGGATCGCGACCTGAAACGCCACCTCGAACCGCGAGCGGCAAGTCCCGAAGCACGCCTCAAGGTCATTGCCAGCCTCAATCGAGCTGGTGTCCCGGCGGGAACCCTGATTTCGCCTGTGATTCCGGGGCTCACCGATCATGAAATGGAGCGCTTGCTGGCCGCTGCCCACGATGCCGGAGCAGTCAGCGCCAGTTGGATGCTGCTGCGCCTGCCGCTGGAAGTCGCGCCACTGTTCGAAGACTGGCTGGCCACGCATTATCCAGAGCGTGCAGGCCGAGTCATGAGTCTTATCCGGCAATGCCGAGGCGGCGCCGAATATGACAGTCGCTTCGGACACCGTATGCGTGGTGAGGGAGTATGTGCCGAGCTACTCTCGCAGCGCTTCCAGAAGGCATGTCGGCGCCTTGGTCTACCTGGCCGCACGCCATACACCCTCGATACCAACGCTTTCCGTCCGCCGCATGTTCAGGGCAGTCTATTCTGA
- the cobD gene encoding threonine-phosphate decarboxylase CobD, with product MTQPGPWPAHGGQAGAIFEQLGVRPSPGWKDLSASLNPLGPPDWVPDWLSRNLTELYRYPDGQCRAARQALAEQHGLAEEQVWLTNGGAEAIDLVTRAYRGGRALIVEPTFGEYARSCAASGLSVERIALAGEDFQLPLAALIDRLVDVDLMFLCRPNNPTATCVSREEIEALLEAARSSDTLVVVDEAFIEFAVEQTPLDDLFERDYPLVLLRSLTKFYTLPGLRIGYLLASAERIQRFAAGQSAWSVNGLAASIVPHLLEDHAFAEATSRWVATEQRRVPMRMRKLGLVVAECHANFVLCRMAGEATPADGEALLRHLAENGFIARHTHTFAGLDGAWLRLALSTPAINDALLGVLQNLLQNVSKAGLDTLPNCADDAGGATR from the coding sequence ATGACGCAACCAGGGCCGTGGCCTGCACACGGTGGCCAGGCAGGCGCGATATTCGAGCAGTTGGGAGTTCGGCCGTCGCCAGGCTGGAAGGACCTCAGTGCCAGCCTCAATCCACTCGGTCCTCCCGATTGGGTACCGGACTGGTTAAGCCGCAATCTCACCGAATTGTATCGCTACCCCGATGGCCAATGCCGAGCGGCTCGCCAGGCGCTTGCCGAGCAGCATGGGTTGGCGGAAGAGCAGGTGTGGCTGACCAATGGCGGCGCGGAGGCCATCGATCTGGTGACACGCGCTTACCGTGGAGGACGGGCGCTGATCGTTGAGCCGACCTTCGGTGAATATGCGCGGTCCTGTGCCGCCAGTGGCCTGTCGGTCGAGCGTATTGCTCTGGCGGGTGAGGACTTCCAGTTGCCGCTGGCAGCACTCATCGACCGACTTGTGGATGTCGACCTGATGTTTCTTTGTCGGCCCAATAATCCTACCGCGACCTGCGTGTCACGCGAAGAGATCGAAGCGTTGCTCGAAGCCGCGCGCAGCAGCGACACTCTGGTGGTGGTCGATGAAGCCTTCATCGAGTTCGCCGTGGAGCAGACGCCGCTCGATGATCTGTTTGAGCGGGATTATCCGTTGGTGCTGCTGCGCTCACTGACCAAGTTCTACACCCTGCCGGGGCTGCGTATCGGCTATCTGCTGGCCAGTGCCGAGCGCATCCAGCGCTTTGCCGCCGGCCAGAGTGCCTGGAGTGTCAATGGTCTGGCAGCTTCGATCGTTCCGCATCTGCTGGAGGATCACGCCTTCGCCGAAGCGACCAGCCGGTGGGTGGCGACCGAGCAACGACGTGTGCCGATGCGTATGCGCAAACTGGGGTTGGTGGTAGCGGAGTGTCATGCCAATTTTGTGTTGTGTCGGATGGCGGGTGAGGCCACGCCAGCTGACGGCGAAGCACTGCTGCGTCATCTCGCCGAGAATGGCTTTATCGCCCGGCATACCCATACCTTTGCCGGCCTCGACGGTGCCTGGCTGCGTCTCGCACTGTCCACGCCGGCGATCAATGATGCGCTGTTGGGTGTGTTGCAAAACCTGTTGCAGAACGTGTCGAAGGCCGGGCTGGATACGTTACCGAACTGCGCGGACGATGCTGGTGGAGCTACCAGGTGA
- a CDS encoding FecCD family ABC transporter permease, with protein MMNTALVSLALPREFRWRWVWLTPLILFGALIAGTAIGETSISMATVLKVLANQLLGANYVVDRIDAGIIWNYRLSRAIVAAGCGAGLALAGVVLQALLRNPLADPYLMGISAGASTGAVAVTVVGIGAGAFTLSAGAFAGAGLAFALVVLLAHVASGGAWSGRSSQANGVIILAGIAGSQLFSALTAFMIAKSASAEQARSIMFWLLGNLSGVRWDDVVLAVPTALAGLLICLWHRRALDVFTFGADSAASMGIAVRPVRSVLIVSMALVTAVMVSMVGAIGFVGLVIPHAMRFIVGSRHTRLVPASALAGAVFLIGSDILSRTLVSGQVLPIGVITSLIGAPAFALIMIRGMRRR; from the coding sequence ATGATGAATACTGCACTTGTTTCCCTGGCGCTGCCGAGGGAGTTCCGTTGGCGTTGGGTGTGGTTGACGCCGCTGATCCTGTTTGGCGCATTGATTGCCGGCACCGCTATCGGAGAGACATCGATCTCGATGGCGACTGTCCTCAAGGTGTTGGCCAATCAGTTGTTGGGTGCGAACTATGTGGTCGATCGGATAGATGCTGGCATCATCTGGAACTACCGTCTGAGTCGTGCCATCGTTGCCGCTGGCTGCGGTGCCGGGCTGGCGCTGGCCGGTGTCGTTCTGCAGGCACTATTACGCAATCCGCTGGCCGATCCGTATCTGATGGGAATATCGGCGGGTGCCTCGACCGGCGCGGTGGCCGTGACTGTCGTCGGTATCGGTGCCGGCGCTTTCACTCTCTCGGCAGGCGCCTTTGCCGGGGCCGGGCTGGCGTTTGCTCTGGTGGTGCTGTTGGCCCATGTGGCCAGCGGTGGTGCCTGGAGCGGGCGTAGCAGCCAGGCGAACGGAGTCATCATTCTCGCCGGTATTGCCGGCTCACAACTGTTCAGCGCCTTGACTGCCTTCATGATCGCCAAATCTGCCAGTGCCGAGCAGGCCCGCAGCATCATGTTCTGGTTGCTGGGCAATCTCTCCGGCGTACGCTGGGACGACGTGGTGCTGGCGGTGCCCACGGCGCTAGCGGGGCTGTTGATATGCCTGTGGCACAGGCGGGCTCTGGATGTCTTCACCTTTGGTGCCGATAGTGCCGCCTCGATGGGGATTGCTGTGCGCCCGGTGCGCAGCGTGTTGATTGTCAGCATGGCATTGGTGACTGCAGTCATGGTCTCGATGGTCGGTGCCATCGGCTTCGTCGGACTGGTGATCCCACATGCCATGCGCTTTATCGTCGGTAGTCGTCACACTCGTCTGGTACCGGCTTCGGCACTGGCCGGTGCGGTTTTTCTGATCGGCTCGGATATCCTCTCGCGCACGCTGGTGTCAGGGCAGGTATTGCCGATCGGTGTCATCACCTCGCTGATTGGTGCCCCGGCCTTCGCACTGATCATGATCAGAGGCATGAGAAGACGATGA
- a CDS encoding histidine phosphatase family protein gives MADGMYLELVVVRHGLTQWNLDKRYQGQRDIELLLPDALPDMDRLRDELAGEHFDAVVSSDLKRCRQTLAHISEGRGWPEARRDERLRENDFGEFEGRSWEELKEHAIYRDWIDSAGEMAPPGGESAEQLRQRLHLALGDIFARAQAEQHRKVLVVTHGGVIRELRRVHDGVAFWDGVVGQAAGRRWVFIQQSGEWQCSSSLAVPAPASEIA, from the coding sequence ATGGCTGATGGTATGTATCTCGAGTTGGTGGTGGTTCGCCATGGTCTGACGCAATGGAACCTCGACAAGCGTTACCAGGGACAGCGCGATATCGAACTGCTGCTGCCGGATGCACTACCCGATATGGATCGCCTGCGTGACGAGTTGGCCGGGGAGCATTTCGATGCCGTGGTCAGCAGTGATCTCAAGCGCTGTCGTCAGACACTGGCACATATCTCCGAAGGGCGGGGCTGGCCCGAGGCACGTCGAGATGAGCGTCTGCGTGAGAATGACTTCGGTGAGTTCGAGGGTCGTAGTTGGGAAGAACTGAAGGAGCATGCCATCTATCGCGATTGGATCGACAGCGCTGGCGAAATGGCCCCTCCCGGTGGTGAATCGGCGGAGCAGTTGCGTCAACGATTGCACCTTGCGTTAGGCGATATCTTCGCTCGGGCGCAGGCTGAGCAGCACCGTAAGGTGTTGGTCGTCACCCATGGTGGTGTGATCCGTGAACTACGTCGTGTCCATGACGGTGTCGCGTTCTGGGATGGCGTAGTCGGCCAGGCCGCGGGGCGGCGCTGGGTATTTATCCAACAGTCGGGAGAATGGCAATGCAGCTCTTCCTTGGCGGTGCCTGCGCCGGCAAGCGAGATTGCGTAA
- the cobS gene encoding adenosylcobinamide-GDP ribazoletransferase has product MVDESLPPRATWRDALEGLGLALQFLTRLPLPVQCRWNPATRRWAVCAYPLVGLLIGMLLWAVSAVLGALPEPLLALLLVSLWVAISGGLHLDGLMDLADALGSNASLERRWEIMKDSQVGSFAILALVFHLAWKLALVCTLLASEASALWLVVVPGLARFMAVALLVRVPAARPHGLAHAWQQGLGWCDLARAAIVPLVICLVAGSMGLLLLVACLVFVAGAVAVVRRLFQGINGDMLGAAIEGGEVWLMVCISSWWWFAMV; this is encoded by the coding sequence ATGGTCGATGAGTCGCTGCCGCCTCGCGCCACATGGCGTGATGCATTGGAGGGGCTGGGGCTGGCGCTGCAGTTTCTGACCCGCTTGCCGTTACCGGTACAGTGCCGGTGGAATCCCGCTACGCGGCGTTGGGCAGTATGTGCCTACCCGCTGGTGGGATTGCTGATTGGCATGTTGCTGTGGGCAGTGTCCGCAGTGTTGGGTGCATTGCCCGAACCATTGCTGGCCTTGTTGCTGGTCTCGCTGTGGGTCGCCATTTCCGGTGGCCTGCATCTGGATGGATTGATGGACCTGGCCGATGCCCTGGGCAGTAATGCCTCTCTCGAGCGTCGCTGGGAAATCATGAAGGATTCCCAGGTCGGCAGCTTTGCGATTCTGGCGTTGGTGTTTCATCTCGCCTGGAAGCTGGCGCTGGTGTGTACGCTGTTGGCATCCGAGGCCAGCGCGCTGTGGCTGGTGGTGGTTCCTGGCCTGGCGCGCTTCATGGCCGTGGCGCTGTTGGTTCGTGTGCCCGCGGCGCGTCCGCATGGATTGGCCCATGCCTGGCAGCAGGGGCTGGGGTGGTGCGACCTGGCCCGAGCGGCGATTGTTCCGCTGGTGATATGCCTGGTGGCGGGCAGTATGGGGCTGCTGTTGCTGGTAGCTTGTCTGGTGTTTGTCGCTGGTGCTGTGGCTGTCGTAAGGCGCCTGTTCCAGGGCATCAATGGCGATATGTTGGGCGCCGCAATCGAAGGAGGAGAAGTATGGCTGATGGTATGTATCTCGAGTTGGTGGTGGTTCGCCATGGTCTGA
- a CDS encoding sulfite oxidase, which produces MDKKQEQGIHALYARDPVEADRLLWGRKAQPVTRRGFLKRSGLAAMAAALGSGIPFAHLMPQGLIPVALAQSDEPFSIEGKEGLTVLNDRPINAETPAHLLDDDITPARYMFVRNNGTPPPREDIDPDTWTLEIAGESCQNPTTFTIAELKERFETHTYQLQIECGGNGRSEFIPAAGGNQWTIGAVACPTFTGVRLRDVLEACGIADDAVYIGYYGADKSVSVGSDKAPISRGVPMSKALEDESLIAWAMNDEDIPYQNGYPLRLVMGGWPGSVSGKWLSRIVIRNQKHDGAKMAPPSYSVPKHPVAPGTELSEEEFETIETMPVKSLITFPRSGIEHALDQSLEVRGHAWAGDLSVSTVHVSIDFGATWQEASLKDAPNRLAWQRFTSEITFPEPGYYEIWARAVDNEGRSQPMVLPGWNPKGYLNNACHRIAVQVA; this is translated from the coding sequence ATGGACAAGAAACAGGAACAGGGGATTCATGCGCTTTACGCCCGAGACCCTGTTGAAGCGGACCGTTTACTGTGGGGACGCAAGGCCCAACCCGTAACAAGACGCGGCTTTCTGAAGCGCTCCGGACTAGCAGCCATGGCAGCAGCGTTGGGATCAGGTATCCCCTTTGCCCACTTGATGCCTCAGGGGCTGATTCCTGTAGCACTGGCCCAGAGCGATGAGCCGTTCAGTATTGAGGGCAAGGAGGGGCTGACGGTCCTCAATGATCGTCCAATCAACGCCGAAACGCCTGCTCACTTGCTGGACGATGACATCACGCCTGCTCGCTACATGTTCGTGCGCAACAACGGCACGCCGCCGCCACGCGAGGATATCGATCCCGACACGTGGACGCTGGAGATCGCCGGAGAATCCTGCCAGAACCCCACCACCTTCACCATTGCCGAGCTCAAGGAACGCTTCGAGACACACACCTATCAGTTGCAGATCGAATGCGGCGGCAATGGACGTAGCGAGTTCATCCCCGCTGCTGGTGGCAACCAGTGGACCATAGGAGCTGTCGCCTGCCCCACCTTCACCGGTGTCAGGTTGCGTGATGTGCTGGAGGCCTGTGGCATTGCCGATGATGCGGTCTATATAGGCTATTACGGTGCGGACAAGAGTGTCAGCGTCGGCTCGGACAAGGCCCCGATCTCGCGTGGCGTGCCGATGAGCAAGGCGCTGGAGGATGAGTCGTTGATCGCCTGGGCGATGAATGACGAGGACATTCCCTACCAGAACGGCTATCCGCTGCGACTGGTCATGGGCGGCTGGCCCGGCTCGGTATCCGGCAAATGGCTCAGCAGAATCGTGATACGCAATCAGAAGCATGATGGCGCCAAGATGGCTCCGCCGTCCTACAGCGTGCCGAAACACCCGGTTGCCCCCGGTACCGAGCTCAGCGAGGAAGAGTTCGAGACCATCGAGACGATGCCGGTGAAGTCATTGATCACCTTCCCGCGCTCCGGCATCGAGCATGCTCTCGATCAGTCGCTGGAAGTCCGTGGCCATGCCTGGGCTGGCGACCTGTCGGTCTCTACCGTTCACGTATCGATCGACTTCGGAGCCACCTGGCAGGAAGCATCTCTCAAGGATGCCCCCAATCGCCTCGCATGGCAGCGCTTCACTTCGGAAATCACTTTTCCCGAGCCCGGCTACTACGAGATATGGGCGCGCGCAGTGGACAATGAAGGACGCTCGCAACCCATGGTTCTACCGGGCTGGAACCCCAAGGGCTACCTCAACAATGCCTGTCATCGCATCGCGGTCCAGGTGGCCTGA
- a CDS encoding bifunctional adenosylcobinamide kinase/adenosylcobinamide-phosphate guanylyltransferase produces the protein MIAFVSGGARSGKSQVAERLAEKLWRQRGRRTRLCYLATAARSDGEMLQRIDHHRERRGDDWVTLEAPVDLFTAWRHVAAGDTVLLDCLTLWASQLMFASAWSESDGRAMLQRLVADARQRDIALVVVSNDLNEELPPSDALVWQYLSFLQLLHRDMAQQADRVMEVVAGCPLDWKVQDPGVEAWERSPQDGR, from the coding sequence GTGATTGCCTTCGTCAGTGGCGGAGCCCGCAGTGGCAAGAGTCAGGTGGCGGAGCGGCTCGCTGAGAAGCTCTGGCGGCAGCGGGGAAGGCGGACGCGTCTCTGCTATCTGGCAACCGCCGCACGCAGTGATGGTGAGATGTTGCAGCGCATTGATCATCATCGCGAGCGCCGTGGTGACGACTGGGTGACACTTGAAGCCCCGGTGGACCTGTTCACGGCCTGGCGCCATGTGGCTGCGGGCGATACGGTATTGCTGGACTGTTTGACGCTATGGGCCAGCCAGCTGATGTTCGCCAGCGCGTGGAGTGAGTCTGATGGGCGCGCAATGTTGCAGCGCCTGGTGGCGGATGCTCGTCAACGCGATATCGCGCTGGTGGTGGTATCCAATGATCTCAATGAAGAACTGCCGCCGTCGGATGCGTTGGTCTGGCAGTATCTCTCGTTTCTTCAGCTTCTCCACCGCGACATGGCTCAGCAGGCGGATCGTGTCATGGAAGTTGTGGCGGGATGCCCGCTCGATTGGAAGGTTCAAGATCCCGGTGTTGAAGCGTGGGAAAGGAGTCCACAGGATGGTCGATGA
- the cbiB gene encoding adenosylcobinamide-phosphate synthase CbiB — MILSPELALMAMLGLCLDLVIGDPRWLPHPVVLMGRAIAVLERQWNRGSPRQRRWRGVCLTLTVVIASWMIATLLLAVLSAISVWLCVFAEILLLASCLATRGLVSAAHAIYRPLAAGDLVAARRAVSHIVGRDTTQLDERGVTRACVESVAENTVDGITAPLVWAMLGGAPLALAYKAVNTLDSMVGYRNQRYADFGWASARLDDVLNWLPARLTAFAMWLLSWGLPGLHSSGAWRATCAQAPRHPSPNSGWPEAMAANLLGVQLGGRNHYGDQISERALLGEPRQQLSAEHIKGVVHCLYAGTLGVCLMLAGMVLLKLVLINLY; from the coding sequence ATGATCCTGTCTCCCGAACTGGCCTTGATGGCGATGCTGGGGCTGTGCCTGGACCTGGTGATCGGCGATCCCCGTTGGCTACCGCATCCGGTGGTATTGATGGGCAGGGCCATCGCTGTCCTCGAACGGCAGTGGAATCGCGGTTCGCCCCGACAGCGACGTTGGCGAGGCGTGTGTCTGACGCTGACGGTGGTTATCGCCAGTTGGATGATCGCTACCTTGTTGCTTGCGGTGCTCAGTGCAATCAGTGTCTGGCTGTGTGTGTTTGCCGAGATCCTGTTGCTGGCATCGTGCCTGGCGACTCGCGGGCTGGTCAGCGCGGCTCACGCAATATATCGGCCTCTTGCCGCCGGCGATCTCGTCGCGGCACGTCGCGCGGTGAGTCATATTGTCGGCCGTGACACCACTCAGTTGGATGAGCGTGGTGTGACCCGAGCCTGTGTCGAGAGCGTGGCCGAGAATACCGTCGATGGCATCACCGCGCCGCTGGTATGGGCGATGCTGGGTGGGGCTCCGCTGGCACTGGCCTACAAGGCGGTCAACACGCTGGACTCGATGGTGGGTTATCGCAATCAGCGTTACGCGGACTTCGGTTGGGCATCGGCCCGGCTGGATGATGTCCTCAACTGGCTGCCCGCACGCCTCACCGCGTTCGCGATGTGGCTGCTATCCTGGGGGCTGCCTGGTTTGCACAGTAGCGGCGCATGGCGAGCCACCTGCGCTCAGGCTCCTCGCCATCCCAGTCCCAACAGTGGCTGGCCGGAAGCCATGGCCGCCAACCTGTTGGGTGTGCAGTTGGGGGGACGTAACCACTATGGCGATCAGATCTCTGAGCGAGCGTTGCTGGGCGAACCGCGTCAGCAATTGAGTGCGGAACATATCAAGGGCGTGGTGCACTGTCTGTACGCCGGTACCCTGGGTGTCTGCTTGATGCTGGCAGGAATGGTGCTGCTGAAGCTGGTGCTGATCAACCTGTACTGA
- the cobT gene encoding nicotinate-nucleotide--dimethylbenzimidazole phosphoribosyltransferase — protein sequence MLESIQPACAASRAAALARLDQLTKPRGSLGRLEWLAAELAGITAQPLPRVDAPAVLVFAADHGIAAEGVSAFPQEVSAQMVANFAAGGAAINVLAKQIDAYLEVVDVGVVTSCEGIEGVIIDRVRNGTGNIAVEDAMSLDEAREALMVGVRAVERARHQGCRSLILGEMGIANTSSSSALLAAWTGLSLQQVVGRGTGIDDQRLAHKCRVIEKALSRARTEADPLAVLAQLGGLEIAAMAGACLAAAAARLPVVVDGFIATVAALAATRLCPDASDYLIAGHRSDESGHGHALQALGVEPLLSLGLRLGEGSGAALAYPLLRSACAVLAEMATFDDAGVTAEPETRPL from the coding sequence ATGCTGGAATCTATCCAGCCGGCCTGCGCCGCTAGCCGAGCCGCGGCCCTGGCACGTCTCGACCAACTGACTAAACCGCGAGGCAGCCTCGGGCGTCTTGAGTGGCTGGCGGCTGAGTTGGCGGGGATTACCGCGCAACCTTTGCCGCGCGTGGATGCTCCAGCGGTGTTGGTGTTTGCGGCGGATCACGGTATCGCCGCCGAGGGCGTGTCGGCCTTCCCCCAGGAGGTCTCGGCGCAGATGGTCGCCAACTTTGCTGCCGGTGGCGCAGCGATCAATGTGCTGGCGAAGCAGATCGACGCCTATCTGGAAGTGGTGGACGTAGGCGTCGTCACCAGTTGCGAAGGCATTGAAGGCGTGATTATCGATCGGGTGCGCAATGGCACCGGCAATATCGCTGTAGAAGACGCGATGTCACTCGATGAAGCCCGCGAGGCGCTGATGGTCGGAGTGCGCGCGGTGGAGCGAGCGCGTCATCAGGGCTGTCGTAGCCTGATCCTCGGCGAGATGGGCATTGCCAATACCAGTAGCAGCAGTGCGCTGCTCGCCGCCTGGACAGGGCTGTCGCTACAACAGGTCGTCGGGCGAGGCACGGGCATCGATGATCAGCGGCTGGCGCACAAGTGCCGGGTCATCGAAAAGGCATTGTCGAGGGCGCGTACCGAAGCCGATCCGCTTGCCGTGTTGGCTCAGCTTGGTGGCCTTGAAATTGCCGCCATGGCGGGCGCTTGTCTGGCCGCCGCTGCAGCGCGATTACCGGTGGTGGTGGATGGCTTTATCGCCACGGTCGCCGCTCTGGCAGCCACGCGACTCTGCCCCGACGCCAGCGACTACCTGATTGCCGGCCATCGTTCCGATGAGTCCGGGCATGGCCATGCATTGCAGGCGCTTGGCGTAGAGCCGTTGTTATCCCTGGGCCTGCGGTTGGGCGAGGGCAGTGGCGCGGCATTGGCGTATCCGCTGTTGCGTTCGGCTTGCGCGGTACTCGCTGAAATGGCCACCTTTGACGATGCAGGAGTCACGGCAGAGCCGGAAACCAGGCCGTTATGA
- a CDS encoding ABC transporter substrate-binding protein: protein MKLACHALAMLSILPATLAMADSDDYPLSLANCGREISFVSAPERVVTIGQSATEILYALGEGDKVVGTSVWFNPVLPQFREINAGIERIADNDPSFEAVVNRKPDLVAVQYEWHVGPTGSVATRSQFHDLGIASYIMPADCDTKNNATGGDGTRVAAFSTDSIYKGITELAMIMDARQQGDALVAELKSRESRAITRAEGLELPDDLSAVFWFSSPDAATDPYVAGRLGAPGYMMDKLGIRNVIESDEEWPTVGWETIARADPDIIVVARMDRRRYPADDVESKLDFLHSDPVAREMSAVRNGHIVEMDAHAMSATMRTIFGLETLADALSTMSLSP from the coding sequence ATGAAGCTCGCGTGTCACGCTCTGGCAATGTTGTCTATTCTGCCCGCTACCCTTGCCATGGCAGACTCTGACGATTATCCGTTGTCTCTCGCCAACTGTGGCAGAGAGATCAGCTTCGTATCGGCACCGGAGCGGGTGGTGACGATCGGACAATCCGCCACCGAAATCCTCTATGCGTTGGGGGAGGGTGACAAGGTTGTCGGCACCTCGGTGTGGTTCAACCCGGTATTGCCGCAGTTCCGTGAGATCAATGCCGGTATCGAGCGTATTGCCGACAATGATCCCAGCTTCGAAGCAGTGGTGAATCGTAAACCCGATCTTGTCGCTGTCCAGTATGAGTGGCATGTCGGCCCCACTGGCAGCGTTGCCACCCGGAGCCAATTTCATGACTTGGGCATCGCCAGCTACATCATGCCCGCCGATTGCGATACCAAGAATAATGCCACCGGTGGTGACGGTACCCGCGTCGCCGCCTTTTCCACGGACTCGATCTACAAGGGCATCACCGAGCTGGCGATGATCATGGATGCCCGGCAGCAGGGCGATGCGCTGGTCGCAGAGCTCAAGTCTCGTGAGAGCCGTGCCATCACCCGCGCTGAAGGGCTTGAGCTCCCGGACGATCTGTCGGCGGTGTTCTGGTTCTCGTCTCCTGATGCGGCGACTGATCCTTATGTCGCTGGCCGTCTGGGGGCGCCGGGTTACATGATGGACAAGCTCGGCATTCGCAATGTGATTGAATCCGATGAGGAGTGGCCTACCGTCGGCTGGGAGACCATCGCCAGAGCTGATCCGGACATCATTGTGGTCGCGCGTATGGATCGCCGCCGTTATCCTGCCGATGATGTCGAGAGTAAGCTTGATTTTCTGCACAGCGATCCTGTGGCCCGTGAAATGTCGGCGGTAAGGAATGGACATATTGTGGAAATGGATGCCCACGCCATGAGTGCGACCATGCGGACGATTTTCGGCCTCGAGACATTGGCCGATGCCCTGTCGACCATGTCCTTGTCACCATGA